A stretch of Pseudoliparis swirei isolate HS2019 ecotype Mariana Trench chromosome 14, NWPU_hadal_v1, whole genome shotgun sequence DNA encodes these proteins:
- the LOC130204213 gene encoding fucolectin-1-like yields the protein MTPQPRAKGCRTKCRGTASQSSTYNDYVPSRAIDGNTDPNLYNGSCSHTWNTGQPGWWRLSLPTAYSVTNRLSSVSRINNAVIMVGDSTENNGNNNPRCAVIPSIAAGATRTFPCGGMVGHLVNLYQTNPRAYLSLCEVQVEAEPAFPSLGAVVGGREVVLLLEERRSWSDALFFCRDFYGELLSIRSEEQQREVEELLSSAFFPLTAHVWVGLRR from the exons ATGACACCACAGCCTCGTGCGAAAGGGTGCAGGACGAAA TGCAGGGGAACGGCCTCTCAGTCCTCCACCTACAACGACTACGTCCCTTCGAGAGCCATCGACGGGAACACGGACCCCAACCTGTACAACGGCTCCTGCTCACACACCTGGAACACGGGCCAGCCGGGCTGGTGGAGGCTGAGCCTGCCCACCGCCTACAGCGTCACCAACCGGCTGTCCTCAGTGAGCAGAATCAACAACGCCGTCATCATGGTGGGGGACTCCACCGAGAACAACGGCAACAACAACCCCAG GTGTGCCGTCATCCCGTCCATCGCGGCCGGAGCTACCAGAACCTTCCCCTGTGGGGGGATGGTCGGCCACTTGGTCAACTTGTACCAAACTAACCCCAGAGCTTACCTGTCCCTGTGTGAGGTGCAGGTGGAAGCAG AGCCGGCGTTCCCCAGCCTCGGCGCCGTGGTGGGGGGCCGTgaggtggtgctgctgctggaggagaggcGGAGCTGGTCGGACGCCCTGTTCTTCTGCAGGGACTTCTACGGGGAGCTGCTCAGCATCCGCAGCGAGGAGCagcagagggaggtggaggagctgctgagCTCCGCCTTCTTCCCCCTCACCGCACACGTGTGGGTGGGACTGCGCAGGTAA